In one window of Primulina tabacum isolate GXHZ01 chromosome 8, ASM2559414v2, whole genome shotgun sequence DNA:
- the LOC142552788 gene encoding LOW QUALITY PROTEIN: histone deacetylase 19-like (The sequence of the model RefSeq protein was modified relative to this genomic sequence to represent the inferred CDS: deleted 1 base in 1 codon) — protein sequence METGGNSLPSGPDGVKRKVSYFYDPEVGNYYYGQGHPMKPHRIRMTHALLAHYGLLHQMHVLKPNPAREKDLCRFHADDYVSFLRNITPETQQDQLRQLKRFNVGEDCPVFDGLYSFCQTYAGGSVGGAVKLNHGHCDIAINWAGGLHHAKKCEASGFCYVNDIVLAILELLKVHERVLYVDIDIHHGDGVEEAFYTTDRVMTVSFHKFGDYFPGTGDIRDVGFGKGKYYSLNVPLDDGIDDESYQYLFKPIMGKVMEFFRPGAVVLQCGADSLSGDRLGCFNLSIKGHAECVKFMRSFNVPLLLLGGGGYTIRNVARCWCYETGVALGVELEDKMPQHEYYEYFGPDYTLHVAPSNMENKNSRHLLEEIRSKLLDYLSKLQHAPSVQFQERPPDTEIPEVDEDLDVAEERAETDFEMDVDDECKPLPGRVKSEFLEAEAKLTGDIREGECNGEADLNPPKHIA from the exons ATGGAAACTGGGGGCAATTCACTTCCATCTGGACCTGATGGAGTGAAGCGGAAAGTGAGTTATTTCTACGACCCGGAGGTCGGAAATTACTATTACGGGCAAGGTCACCCAATGAAACCACACAGGATTCGGATGACACATGCTCTTCTTGCCCACTACGGGTTACTGCATCAGATGCATGTTCTCAAGCCCAATCCTGCCAGAGAGAAAGATCTTTGCAGATTCCATGCTGATGATTATGTCTCTTTTTTGAGGAACATCACCCCGGAAACACAGCAGGACCAGCTCAGGCAGCTGAAGAGATTTAACGTCGGCGAGGACTGTCCTGTGTTTGATGGCCTCTACTCTTTTTGTCAAACTTATGCTGGC GGTTCCGTTGGTGGAGCTGTGAAGTTAAATCATGGGCACTGTGATATAGCTATAAATTGGGCTGGGGGATTACATCATGCGAAGAAATGTGAGGCTTCTGGTTTTTGCTATGTGAATGATATAGTATTGGCTATCTTGGAACTTCTCAAAGTGCATGAG CGAGTTTTATACGTAGACATTGATATTCATCATGGTGATGGTGTTGAGGAAGCATTTTATACTACAGACAGGGTCATGACTGTTTCTTTTCACAAGTTTGGAGATTATTTTCCTGGAACGGGGGATATAAGAGATGTTGGATTTGGAAAGGGGAAGTATTACTCTCTTAATGTTCCCCTAGATGATGGAATTGACGATGAAAGCTATCAATATCTATTCAAACCAATAATGGGCAAGGTGATGGAATTTTTTAGGCCTGGTGCTGTAGTGTTACAATGTGGTGCAGACTCGCTGTCGGGGGACCGGTTAGGCTGCTTTAATCTCTCAATTAAAGGTCACGCAGAGTGTGTCAAATTTATGAGATCCTTCAATGTGCCATTACTGTTGTTGGGTGGAGGTGGTTACACAATACGTAATGTTGCTCGATGCTGGTGTTATGAG ACAGGGGTAGCACTTGGGGTTGAACTGGAGGACAAGATGCCGcaacatgaatattatgaatactTTGGCCCAGATTACACTCTTCATGTTGCTCCAAGTAACATGGAAAATAAAAACTCTCGTCATTTACTGGAAGAGATTAGATCCAAGCTTCTTGATTATCTTTCAAAGCTACAACATGCACCAAGTGTCCAATTTCAGGAGCGACCACCTGATACTGAAATTCCAGAG GTGGATGAAGACCTTGATGTTGCGGAGGAAAGAGCTGAAACCGATTTTGAAATGGATGTTGATGATGAATG CAAGCCTTTGCCTGGCAGAGTGAAGAGTGAATTTCTTGAAGCTGAAGCAAAACTCACG GGAGACATCAGAGAAGGCGAGTGTAACGGCGAAGCGGACCTTAATCCTCCAAAACACATTGCTTAG
- the LOC142554278 gene encoding uncharacterized protein LOC142554278 has translation MGACFSAQSVDQKPSANVVSIDGQFRQYSLPVTASQLDPDQIYFVLSMNKLKYRLAASEMAALAVKASIALDKVNIRRRRSKARISPVLVAEEHPQANYQIQNKVSFDSPLGVISRSGSTRKMHRFSSRRAKLAVRSFRIRLSTIYEGSVLHAD, from the exons ATGGGTGCTTGTTTCTCAGCCCAATCCGTCGATCAGAAGCCATCCGCTAATGTCGTCTCCATCGATGGACAATTTCGCCAGTATTCTCTTCCTGTTACAGCTTCTCAG CTCGATCCGGATCAGATCTACTTCGTGTTGTCGATGAATAAGCTTAAGTATCGGCTGGCTGCCTCCGAAATGGCGGCTTTGGCCGTGAAGGCCAGCATTGCTCTTGACAAGGTTAACATACGCAGACGGAGGAGCAAGGCGAGGATTTCTCCTGTCCTGGTGGCGGAGGAGCATCCGCAGGCGAATTATCAGATTCAGAACAAGGTTTCTTTCGATTCTCCGCTAGGGGTAATTTCTAGATCCGGTTCAACGAGGAAGATGCATAGATTCTCTTCCCGACGAGCTAAATTGGCCGTCCGATCGTTCAGAATCAGGCTCTCCACCATTTACGAAGGATCTGTGCTCCACGCCGATTGA
- the LOC142554386 gene encoding protein VACUOLELESS GAMETOPHYTES: protein MRRSSSSLNQMLAAFNSQVTENSVPPPPPPILGEEITHLIHSKHPLTEVTSPDLFTCAGCKEYGAGKRFACQQCDFQLHQFCANSAPLLMNHPLHAQHQLIFHPKPKQGGIMPWPRCDICGKSSKGFTYRCRACSFQMHPCCALLSTHINFPIHPHPLKLLPPSNTAGDMTCGECKKLKRSGRMYRCTVCEYHLHAVCAKTLVNGLHANGITAPEKPSVLGAAARLASQVVIEFIGGLIEGLGEGVGEVLVQNIARARCSRNRRIRE from the exons ATGAGAAGATCTTCTTCTTCCTTGAATCAAATGCTCGCCGCCTTTAACTCTCAGGTGACGGAAAATTCCGTGCCGCCTCCTCCACCGCCTATTCTGGGCGAAGAGATCACGCATTTGATCCACTCCAAACACCCCTTGACGGAGGTAACCTCGCCTGATCTGTTCACTTGCGCCGGCTGCAAGGAGTATGGAGCCGGCAAGAGGTTCGCGTGTCAGCAGTGCGATTTCCAGCTGCACCAGTTTTGTGCTAACTCGGCTCCACTGCTGATGAATCATCCACTACACGCCCAACACCAACTCATTTTCCACCCTAAACCTAAACAGG GCGGAATAATGCCATGGCCAAGATGTGATATTTGTGGCAAGTCTTCCAAAGGGTTTACCTACAGATGCCGGGCATGTAGCTTCCAAATGCATCCTTGCTGCGCCCTCCTCTCAACTCATATCAACTTCCCAATCCATCCACACCCCTTGAAACTGCTACCACCATCGAACACAGCCGGCGACATGACCTGTGGCGAGTGCAAGAAATTGAAAAGGTCGGGACGGATGTATCGTTGTACCGTATGCGAATACCATCTCCATGCGGTGTGCGCCAAAACACTCGTGAATGGCCTCCATGCTAACGGGATCACGGCTCCCGAGAAGCCGAGTGTGCTCGGTGCTGCTGCTCGTCTCGCATCGCAAGTTGTTATCGAGTTTATAGGAGGGCTTATTGAGGGGTTGGGAGAGGGCGTGGGAGAGGTACTCGTTCAAAATATTGCAAGAGCTAGGTGTAGCCGCAATAGAAGGATAAGAGAATAA
- the LOC142554387 gene encoding cell division control protein 2 homolog D-like codes for MEEKAKSAMEAFEKLEKVGEGTYGKVYRAREKATGKIVALKKTRLHEDEEGVPPTTLREVSLLRMLSRDPHVVRMMDVKQGQNKEGKTVLYLVFEYMDTDLKKYIRSFRQTGGHIPPATVKSLMYQLCKGVAFCHGHGVLHRDLKPHNILMDPKTMTLKIADLGLARSYTVPIKKYTHEILTLWYRAPEVLLGATHYSPAVDIWSVACIFAELVTNQALFAGDSELQQLLHIFRLLGTPNEKVWPGVSKLVNWHEYPQWSALPLSSVVKELDADGLHLLSEMLRYEPAKRISAKKAMEHPYFDDLDKSRL; via the exons ATGGAGGAGAAAGCGAAATCTGCAATGGAAGCATTCGAGAAACTGGAGAAAGTTGGAGAAGGAACGTACGGTAAAGTGTACAGAGCGAGAGAGAAAGCCACTGGGAAGATTGTGGCTTTGAAGAAGACCCGTCTTCATGAAGATGAAGAGGGAGTGCCCCCTACCACTCTCAGAGAGGTATCATTGTTGCGTATGCTCTCCAGAGATCCCCATGTCGTCAG AATGATGGATGTGAAACAAGGCCAGAATAAGGAAGGAAAGACAGTTCTTTATTTGGTGTTCGAGTACATGGATACTGACCTTAAGAAATACATCCGGAGCTTTCGTCAAACCGGAGGACATATCCCACCTGCAACAGTGAAG AGCTTGATGTATCAGCTTTGTAAGGGAGTTGCTTTTTGCCATGGTCATGGTGTTTTACACAG GGATCTTAAGCCGCACAATATTTTGATGGATCCCAAGACAATGACACTTAAAATAGCTGATCTTGGATTAGCCAGATCGTATACAGTACCCATAAAGAAGTATACTCATGAG ATATTGACCCTCTGGTACAGAGCTCCAGAGGTGCTTCTGGGTGCTACACATTACTCACCTGCAGTGGACATCTGGTCTGTTGCCTGCATATTTG CTGAGTTGGTGACAAACCAAGCTCTCTTTGCTGGAGACTCTGAGCTTCAACAGCTTCTACACATATTCAG ATTGTTGGGTACCCCGAACGAAAAAGTGTGGCCTGGTGTGAGCAAGCTTGTGAACTGGCATGAATATCCACAGTGGAGTGCACTGCCACTGTCATCAGTGGTTAAGGAGCTGGATGCGGATGGACTACACCTCTTATCC GAAATGCTGCGCTACGAACCAGCTAAGAGAATTTCAGCCAAGAAAGCTATGGAACACCCTTACTTCGATGATCTTGACAAGTCTCGTCTCTAA
- the LOC142552790 gene encoding LOW QUALITY PROTEIN: 3-hydroxy-3-methylglutaryl coenzyme A reductase 1-like (The sequence of the model RefSeq protein was modified relative to this genomic sequence to represent the inferred CDS: deleted 1 base in 1 codon) produces the protein MDIRRRPLKSSRTSRFAAASGVHSGTKASDALPLPLYLTNAVFFTLFFSVAYFLLHRWRDKILNSTPLHVLTLSELAAVCSLIASFIYLLGFFGIDFVQSFISRNELEASEVRGSIVLREEYSDRADIQCSDFSMDRPAIKPLCSVEDEDIVKSVVSGETPSYSLESKLGDCFKAAQIRREALQRLTSRSLDGLPLEGFDYDSILGQCCEMPVGYVQIPVGIAGPLLLNECEYLVPMATTEGCLVASTNRGCKAIYASGGATCVLLRDGMTRAPVLRFPSAKRAAELKFFLEDPLNFDSLSVVFNKSSRFAKLLRIQCAIAGKNLYIRFSCSTGDAMGMNMVSKGVQNVLDFLQNDFPDMDVIGISGNFCSDKKPAAVNWIEGRGKSVVCESVIKGDVVAKVLKTTVPALVELNMLKNLTGSAIAGALGGFNAHAANIVSAVFIATGQDPAQNIESSHCITMMEAVNNEDDLHVSVTMPSIEVGTVGGGTQLASQSACLNLLGVKGARHEAPGANSRLLATIVAGAVLAGELSLMSAIAAGQLVKSHMKYNRSSKDITKIGS, from the exons ATGGACATTCGCCGGAGGCCCCTCAAATCATCCCGCACCTCCCGTTTCGCCGCTGCTTCCGGCGTCCATTCCGGTACCAAGGCATCGGACGCACTTCCGCTCCCTCTGTACCTCACCAACGCTGTGTTCTTCACGCTCTTTTTCTCGGTCGCATACTTTCTTCTGCACCGGTGGAGGGACAAGATCCTTAACTCCACTCCGCTGCACGTCCTCACGCTCTCCGAGCTCGCTGCTGTTTGCTCTCTCATTGCTTCTTTTATTTACCTTCTTGGGTTCTTCGGGATTGACTTCGTTCAGTCGTTTATTTCGCGGAACGAACTCGAAGCCAGCGAGGTCCGGGGGAGTATCGTTCTTCGAGAAGAATACTCGGATCGGGCCGACATTCAGTGCTCTGATTTCTCCATGGACCGTCCTGCGATCAAGCCGTTGTGTTCAGTAGAGGATGAGGATATTGTGAAATCCGTGGTTTCTGGAGAAACCCCGTCATATTCTCTTGAATCTAAGCTCGGAGATTGCTTCAAAGCAGCCCAAATCCGGAGAGAGGCGTTGCAGCGGCTGACCAGTAGGTCGTTGGACGGGCTGCCGTTGGAAGGTTTCGATTATGATTCGATTCTGGGGCAATGCTGCGAGATGCCGGTGGGCTATGTGCAGATTCCGGTCGGGATCGCGGGCCCACTGTTGCTGAATGAATGCGAGTACTTGGTGCCGATGGCTACTACAGAAGGTTGCTTGGTGGCGAGTACGAACAGAGGTTGCAAGGCGATATACGCATCTGGAGGTGCCACGTGTGTGCTTCTCCGTGATGGGATGACAAGAGCTCCGGTATTGAGGTTCCCGTCGGCGAAAAGGGCCGCGGAGTTGAAGTTTTTCTTGGAGGACCCTCTCAATTTCGATTCCTTGTCCGTTGTTTTTAATAA GTCAAGTAGATTTGCAAAACTCCTTAGAATACAATGTGCGATTGCCGGGAAAAATCTCTACATTAGATTTAGCTGCAGCACAGGTGATGCCATGGGGATGAACATGGTTTCGAAAGGTGTTCAGAATGTCTTAGACTTCCTTCAAAATGATTTTCCTGATATGGATGTTATTGGGATTTCTG GAAATTTTTGTTCCGATAAGAAACCTGCTGCAGTAAATTGGATTGAAGGCCGCGGAAAATCAGTTGTCTGCGAGTCTGTAATAAAAGGAGACGTGGTGGCAAAGGTATTGAAAACTACAGTGCCTGCTCTAGTTGAGCTAAACATGCTCAAGAACCTTACGGGCTCTGCCATTGCTGGTGCTCTTGGTGGTTTCAACGCACATGCAGCTAATATTGTTTCGGCAGTTTTTATAGCCACGGGGCAGGATCCAGCTCAAAATATTGAAAGTTCTCATTGCATTACAATGATGGAGGCTGTTAACAATGAGGATGATCTTCATGTTTCTGTAACCATGCCATCCATTGAG GTTGGCACCGTAGGTGGCGGAACTCAATTAGCATCACAATCGGCTTGTCTCAACTTGCTTGGTGTTAAGGGAGCCAGACACGAAGCCCCCGGTGCAAATTCTCGGCTCCTAGCCACCATAGTTGCCGGTGCAGTCTTAGCAGGAGAGCTTTCTCTAATGTCAGCCATTGCCGCTGGCCAGCTAGTTAAAAGTCACATGAAATATAACCGA TCTAGCAAGGACATCACTAAAATTGGCTCATAG
- the LOC142554279 gene encoding uncharacterized protein LOC142554279 gives MVSEQLLLQDRSMATNNFNDPLFLHPSDAPGMTIVSEQLTGVENYGIWSRAMLIALRAKNKIAFIDGTCVRPAEGSITLNQWERCNALVLSWIMNSVSKSIFSGIVYSSDASVVWSDLKDQFDKVNGSRIFSIHRELGKLT, from the exons atggtatcagagcagctG CTTCTACAGGATAGATCCATGGCCACCAATAACTTCAACGATCCTCTGTTCTTACACCCATCCGATGCTCCAGGTATGACTATTGTTAGTGAACAATTGACAGGGGTTGAAAATTATGGCATTTGGAGTCGTGCTATGTTAATTGCACTTCGTGCGAAGAATAAGATAGCATTCATTGATGGAACATGCGTACGCCCAGCGGAAGGAAGTATTACGTTGAACCAGTGGGAGAGATGCAATGCCTTGGTTCTATCCTGGATTATGAATTCTGTTTCAAAAAGTATTTTCAGTGGAATTGTATATTCGAGCGATGCTTCTGTTGTTTGGTCAGATTTGAAAGACCAATTCGATAAAGTGAATGGTTCGAGAATTTTCTCTATTCACCGAGAACTTGGGAAGCTGACTTAG